A single region of the Triticum dicoccoides isolate Atlit2015 ecotype Zavitan chromosome 2B, WEW_v2.0, whole genome shotgun sequence genome encodes:
- the LOC119360997 gene encoding uncharacterized protein LOC119360997, translating into MVLSCPPYQKVQNPKPQPAMPTGVATPFPYPKPPQSPRLLHRSRHCSGHRLLLATSSPFRPDSSPLACPRRRRSSVAATHAASSSDPALYSFPSSPTPPPRPPPASAPPESPSTVARAGRSKKKPAGGRIEGGGDVRREAKSRAKRRSRRLSENAFYRRKRRAASGQADAFTDEELEMIGLGYDRSVRFMDGPDDPRLRHPHDWYRFGAFGPYSWRGIVVGPPIRGRFSDDRVSLMSEVADHDEWDRNEQFEMSNQFSHRLNELNDAVGFRYYWVFVRHPRWRPDEPPWQQWTLSAEVAVQASKDQRLDKWSLMGRFGNATRELITRCAAWTRPDILYVKRPLYQSRFEPQEEFFSRLRPLVDPSTENQFLFDLEQDGRVIQTTYFGGLCRIVKASPKSYVDDVVNAYSKLSEADKSRCLEFLLTNHPMELLHPYTKEWKVKLEEMELGCDAPDESDDEGGDETGSEVIDWVEDEEVDVIDDTEDDDYEDEEVVDVSEEVEADEIIESSEENEDYWDEQWDKAMKSSDKMEKLVKTRVEKSYEYNNRQMQQQKDMESQMGTSNTMIMQQEQAEEDEVKLVHQESARSRSALVRVKRESPPGLFLRAAVRPFTYRNLVKEIVLMRHQIIDGEIV; encoded by the exons ATGGTTTTATCTTGTCCACCGTACCAAAAG GTCCAAAACCCAAAGCCCCAGCCAGCCATGCCGACCGGCgtggccacccccttcccctacccCAAACCCCCGCAATCCCCTCGCCTCCTCCACCGCAGCCGCCACtgctccggccaccgcctcctcctcgccacctcctcccccttccgCCCAGATTCCTCACCCCTCGCCTGCCCCAGGCGCAGGCGCAGCTCCGTCGCCGCCACCCATGCCGCCTCCTCCTCTGACCCCGCCCTCTATTCCTTCCCCTCCTCCCCGACCCCGCCTCCGCGCCCGCCCCCGGCCTCGGCCCCTCCGGAGTCCCCCTCCACCGTGGCCCGCGCCGGCCGCAGCAAGAAGAAGCCCGCCGGCGGCcgcatcgagggcggcggcgacgtgcGGCGCGAGGCCAAGTCCCGGGCCAagcgccgcagccgccgcctctCCGAGAACGCCTTCTACCGCCGGAAGCGCCGCGCTGCCTCGGGGCAGGCCGACGCCTTCACCGACGAGGAGCTCGAGATGATCGGCCTCGGCTACGACCGCTCCGTCCGCTTCATGGACGGGCCGGACGACCcgcgcctccgccacccgcacgACTGGTACAGGTTCGGCGCCTTCGGGCCCTACTCCTGGCGCGGCATCGTCGTGGGGCCACCCATCCGCGGACGCTTCTCCGACGACCGCGTCTCCCTCATGTCCGAGGTGGCCGACCACGACGAATGGGACCGCAACGAGCAGTTCGAGATGTCCAACCAATTTTCCCACCGTCTCAACGAGCTCAATGATGCCGTAGGCTTCCGGTACTACTGGGTCTTCGTGCGGCACCCTAGGTGGCGCCCCGACGAGCCACCATGGCAGCAGTGGACGCTCTCGGCCGAGGTCGCCGTCCAGGCCAGCAAGGACCAGCGGCTAGATAAGTGGAGCCTCATGGGCCGGTTTGGTAACGCGACACGCGAGCTAATCACTCGCTGCGCGGCCTGGACGCGCCCCGACATCCTATACGTCAAGCGGCCGCTGTACCAGTCGAGGTTCGAGCCACAGGAGGAATTCTTCAGCCGGCTCCGCCCGTTGGTTGATCCCTCAACAGAGAACCAGTTTTTGTTTGACCTTGAGCAGGATGGCAGGGTCATTCAGACGACCTACTTTGGGGGTCTTTGCAGGATTGTGAAGGCAAGCCCAAAGTCTTATGTGGATGATGTTGTAAATGCATACTCGAAGCTGAGTGAGGCGGACAAGTCACGCTGTCTGGAGTTCTTGCTCACAAACCATCCCATGGAGCTACTCCACCCGTACACCAAGGAGTGGAAAGTGAAGCTAGAGGAGATGGAGCTTGGGTGTGATGCACCTGATGAGAGTGACGATGAGGGTGGTGATGAGACTGGAAGTGAGGTCATTGATTGGGTTGAGGATGAAGAGGTTGATGTGATTGATGATACTGAGGAtgatgattatgaggatgaggaagTGGTCGACGTTAGTGAAGAGGTGGAAGCAGATGAAATAATAGAAAGTAGTGAGGAGAATGAGGACTACTGGGACGAGCAATGGGATAAAGCGATGAAAAGTTCTGATAAAATGGAGAAACTGGTCAAGACCAGGGTTGAGAAATCATATGAGTATAATAATCGACAAATGCAACAGCAGAAAGATATGGAATCGCAAATGGGCACTTCAAACACAATGATTATGCAGCAGGAGCAGGCCGAGGAGGATGAGGTGAAGTTGGTACATCAGGAAAGTGCAAGGAGCAGAAGTGCGCTGGTCAGAGTGAAGCGTGAGTCCCCTCCAGGGCTCTTCCTGAGGGCAGCCGTCCGGCCATTCACTTACAGGAATCTTGTCAAGGAAATTGTTCTGATGAGACACCAAATTATTGATGGAGAGATAGTTTAG
- the LOC119367990 gene encoding VAN3-binding protein-like, giving the protein MEPDHRGLMAIMREEPPPSEEPMDLLSSAWCSSAIQVLQTGPKEEDRSLALVEHPVMGLDDDRRDLSQLQRSDRSLVVDDSGFGGAAQPQWKYDDLKSWIWLQKAIHPELDYDNKKKWLPRKMAAPWSGISLKKWVKERKQKRKEEARLHRAEVHAAVSVAGVAAVLAAIAAENSAPAARGSASASMRETAVASAAALVAAQCAKVAEAAGATRDQVAAAVNAAVAATDASNVITLTAAAATSLRGAAALRGRRGGSGGHGQGERADQGGTAPWQDDLDFDFNYARSKAALAKGDELFVAMPDGKWKLHTVSAATDRNGKVVLRIKKMNLVMQAFSNARECVVEDVRPCAPEKASREAEATYPVEVRTSRGKVELRADDYAVYKRWVTTVTHMLTSSTAITMRN; this is encoded by the exons ATGGAGCCGGATCACAGAGGCCTGATGGCGATCATGCGTGAAGAGCCGCCGCCGTCTGAGGAGCCGATGGACCTGCTGTCGAGCGCGTGGTGCAGCTCGGCGATCCAGGTTCTTCAGACGGGTCCGAAGGAGGAGGATCGCTCGCTGGCGCTGGTGGAGCACCCTGTCATGGGGCTTGACGATGATAGGAGAGACCTGTCGCAGCTGCAG AGGAGTGATCGTAGCTTGGTTGTTGACGACAGCGGCTTCGGTGGCGCGGCGCAGCCGCAATGGAAATACGACGATCTGAAG TCATGGATATGGTTGCAGAAGGCAATTCACCCGGAGCTGGACTACGACAACAAGAAGAAATGG CTCCCGCGCAAGATGGCGGCGCCATGGAGCGGCATCTCGCTCAAGAAGTGGGTCAAGGagcggaagcagaagcgcaaggaGGAGGCGCGGCTGCACAGGGCCGAGGTCCACGCCGCGGTGTCCGTCGCGGGCGTCGCGGCCGTGCTCGCCGCCATCGCCGCGGAGAACTCCGCGCCGGCGGCGCGCGGCTCGGCGTCGGCGTCGATGAGGGAGACGGCGGTGGCCTCAGCGGCCGCGCTCGTGGCGGCGCAGTGCGCGAAGGTGGCCGAGGCCGCGGGCGCCACGCGGGACCAGGTTGCCGCCGCAGTCAACGCCGCGGTGGCCGCCACGGACGCCAGCAACGTGATCacgctcaccgccgccgccgccacct CACTGCGGGGCGCGGCGGCGCTGCGGGGGAGGCGCGGGGGCAGCGGCGGCCATGGGCAGGGCGAGAGGGCGGACCAGGGTGGCACGGCGCCGTGGCAGGACGACCTGGACTTCGACTTCAACTACGCGAGGTCCAAGGCGGCGCTGGCCAAGGGCGACGAGTTGTTCGTCGCGATGCCGGACG GGAAGTGGAAGCTGCACACGGTGTCCGCCGCCACGGACAGGAACGGCAAGGTCGTCCTCCGGATCAAGAAGATGAACCTCGTCATGCAGGCCTTCTCCAACGCGAGAGAAT GCGTGGTGGAGGACGTCCGGCCGTGCGCGCCGGAGAAGGCGAGCCGGGAGGCGGAGGCGACGTACCCGGTGGAGGTGAGGACGAGCAGGGGCAAGGTGGAGCTCCGCGCCGACGACTATGCCGTGTACAAGAGGTGGGTCACCACGGTGACGCACATGCTCACCTCCTCCACCGCCATCACCATGCGCAATTAA